In Citrus sinensis cultivar Valencia sweet orange chromosome 2, DVS_A1.0, whole genome shotgun sequence, a single genomic region encodes these proteins:
- the LOC102614676 gene encoding chromatin remodeling protein EBS, which yields MAKTRPGIPTKTKTGKRDLESYTIRGTNKIVRVGDCVLMRPSDTGKPPYVARIEKIESDARNNVKVRVRWYYRPEESLGGRRQFHGAKELFLSDHYDVQSAHTIEGKCIVHSFKNYTKLENVGAEDYYCRFEYKAASGGFTPDRVAVYCKCEMPYNPDDLMVQCEGCKDWYHPACVGMTIEEAKKLEHFVCTECSSDDDIKRTQNGFSSSPAADVKVEPKRRKR from the exons ATGGCAAAAACTAGACCAGGAATCCCAACCAAGACCAAAACTGGCAAAAGAGACCTTGAATCTTATACAATCAGAGGCACCAACAAGATTGTTAGAG TTGGGGATTGTGTGCTGATGCGACCATCTGACACTGGTAAGCCCCCATATGTGGCTCGAATTGAGAAGATTGAATCCGATGCTCGAAACAATGTTAAGGTACGTGTAAGGTGGTATTATCGCCCAGAGGAATCACTTGGAGGACGGAGGCAATTCCATGGTGCAAAGGAGCTCTTTTTATCGGACCACTATGATGTGCAGAGTGCTCACACAATTGAGGGGAAGTGTATTGTGCACTCTTTCAAGAACTACACAAAATTAGAGAATGTTGGTGCTGAAGATTACTATTGTAGATTTGAGTATAAGGCTGCTAGTGGGGGGTTTACGCCAGACCGAGTTGCTGT gTACTGCAAATGTGAGATGCCTTATAACCCGGATGATCTCATGGTACAATGTGAGGGGTGCAAGGActg GTATCATCCTGCTTGTGTGGGCATGACCATTGAAGAAGCAAAAAAGCTCGAACATTTTGTTTGTACTGAATGTTCGTCTGATGATGACATCAAAAGAACCCAGAACGGATTTTCTTCTTCACCTGCAGCTGATGTCAAG GTGGAGCCCAAGCGGCGAAAAAGATGA
- the LOC102614390 gene encoding uncharacterized protein LOC102614390 — protein sequence MALTVSRRLLRRFGSFSAFGRYESPSLTSRSIRSPPDLYVACSGDNLFPLKSGLSFLASRKFSTTILTPDSSEGAFPSDLLLKKTVLTPDITIGLHQDLVIPVTNFFNEDKGFMVLAGDVFDVPIRKDIIHRVVRWQLAKRQQGTHSTKTISEVSGTGKKPWRQKGTGRARHGTLRGPQFRGGATMHGPKPRSHAIKLNKKVRRLGLKIALSARAAEGKLLVFEDLEVPSHKTKFIVNYYNQMENTKKVLLCDGGCIHEKLKLATQNLHYVNVLPSVGLNVYSILQHDTLVMSRDAVNKIVDRMHTPINR from the exons ATGGCGCTGACTGTCTCTAGAAGGCTTTTACGTCGTTTTGGGTCTTTTTCTGCCTTTGGTCGTTATGAGTCTCCGAGTTTAACGAGCCGATCAATTCGTTCACCTCCTG ATCTTTATGTGGCTTGTTCTGGGGATAACTTATTTCCATTAAAG AGCGGTTTGTCTTTCCTTGCTTCTCGAAAGTTTTCGACTACTATTCTAACACCTGACTCGAGTGAAGGTGCTTTTCCTTCTGATTTATTGTTGAAGAAGACTGTGCTAACACCAGACATTACTATAG GACTTCATCAAGATCTGGTGATTCCTGTAACAAATTTCTTTAATGAAGACAAGGGCTTCATGGTCTTGGCTGGCGATGTTTTTGATGTACCTATTAGGAAGGACATTATCCATCGTGTTGTAAGATGGCAGCTTGCAAAACGTCAGCAG GGAACACATTCAACAAAAACTATTAGTGAGGTTAGTGGAACTGGAAAAAAGCCTTGGCGACAGAAGGGTACTGGTCGAGCTAGGCATGGGACATTGCGTGGTCCCCAG TTCAGGGGTGGTGCTACAATGCACGGTCCAAAGCCCAGAAGCCATGCTATAAAGTTGAACAAGAAGGTGCGGCGGCTTGGGTTGAAGATTGCTCTATCTGCTCGAGCAGCCGAAGGAAAG CTCTTGGTTTTTGAGGATTTGGAGGTCCCCTCACATAAAACCAAGTTCATTGTGAACTATTACAATCAAATGGAAAATACGAAGAAAGTTTTGCTGTGTGATGGTGGCTGCATACATGAAAAGCTGAAGCTGGCTACTCAAAATCTACATTATGTCAATGTACTACCTTCAGTT GGTTTGAATGTCTACAGCATCCTGCAGCACGACACATTGGTGATGTCTCGAGATGCTGTTAACAAGATTGTTGACCGAATGCACACGCCAATCAATCGTTGA
- the LOC102614106 gene encoding homeobox protein SHOOT MERISTEMLESS isoform X2: MDGGSNSTSCMNMMAFGDNSNGLYCPMMMMPLMSSFTHQHHCHDHHHDEHHQHHLDADSNTLFPPLAAAATTTINNIVQNQNRNSSSGSSLILEDNTTATATATANTINTINNSSARCYFMETNYGSGASSSVKAKIMAHPHYHRLLAAYANCQKVGAPPEVVARLEEVCASAASMGSGGSSCIGQDPALDQFMEAYCEMLTKYEQELSKPFKEAMSFLQKIESQFKSLSISSPNSASSEAIDRNGSSEEDFDVNIDFIDPQAEDQELKGQLLRRYSGCLSSLKQEFMKKRKKGKLPKEARQQLLDWWSKHYKWPYPSESQKLALAESTGLDSKQINNWFINQRKRHWKPSEDMQFMVMDATQPQYYIDSTVMGNPFPMDLSPAPLL; this comes from the exons atgGACGGTGGTTCTAATAGCACTTCTTGTATGAATATGATGGCTTTTGGAGACAACAGTAATGGACTATATTGTCCTATGATGATGATGCCTCTCATGTCTTCTTTCACTCACCAACATCATTGTCatgatcatcatcatgatGAGCATCATCAACATCATCTTGATGCAGACTCAAATACCCTATTTCCTCCccttgctgctgctgctactaCTACTATCAACAATAttgttcaaaatcaaaaccgcAATAGCAGTAGTGGCTCGTCTCTGATTCTCGAAGATAACACCACCGCCACCGCCACCGCCACCGCCAACACCATCAATACTATTAACAACTCCTCAGCTCGGTGTTATTTCATGGAGACCAACTATGGCAGCGGCGCTTCTTCTTCTGTCAAAGCTAAGATAATGGCTCATCCTCACTATCACCGTCTCTTGGCTGCCTATGCCAATTGTCAGAAG GTTGGGGCACCACCTGAAGTGGTGGCAAGACTAGAAGAAGTTTGCGCATCTGCGGCCTCGATGGGTTCCGGCGGCTCGAGCTGTATCGGTCAAGATCCAGCTCTTGATCAGTTCATGGAAGCTTACTGTGAGATGCTGACCAAATATGAACAAGAGCTCTCTAAACCCTTCAAGGAAGCCATGTCTTTCCTACAAAAGATCGAGTCTCAATTTAAGTCCCTCTCTATTTCCTCTCCAAATTCTG CTTCTAGCGAGGCTATTGATAGGAATGGTTCGTCTGAAGAGGATTTCGATGTGAATATTGACTTCATAGATCCCCAAGCTGAAGACCAGGAGCTGAAAGGTCAGCTTCTGCGCAGGTATAGCGGATGTTTAAGTAGTCTCAAGCAGGAGTTcatgaagaagagaaagaaagggaAGCTGCCTAAAGAAGCCAGGCAACAGTTGTTGGATTGGTGGAGCAAACACTACAAATGGCCTTATCCATCG GAGTCACAGAAGCTGGCCCTTGCAGAATCAACAGGTCTGGATTCAAAGCAAATAAACAACTGGTTTATTAATCAAAGGAAGAGGCACTGGAAGCCTTCAGAAGATATGCAGTTTATGGTGATGGATGCTACCCAACCTCAATATTACATAGACAGTACTGTTATGGGTAATCCCTTTCCAATGGATCTCTCACCTGCACCGTTGCTCTGA
- the LOC102614106 gene encoding homeobox protein SHOOT MERISTEMLESS isoform X1: protein MDGGSNSTSCMNMMAFGDNSNGLYCPMMMMPLMSSFTHQHHCHDHHHDEHHQHHLDADSNTLFPPLAAAATTTINNIVQNQNRNSSSGSSLILEDNTTATATATANTINTINNSSARCYFMETNYGSGASSSVKAKIMAHPHYHRLLAAYANCQKVGAPPEVVARLEEVCASAASMGSGGSSCIGQDPALDQFMEAYCEMLTKYEQELSKPFKEAMSFLQKIESQFKSLSISSPNSASSEAIDRNGSSEEDFDVNIDFIDPQAEDQELKGQLLRRYSGCLSSLKQEFMKKRKKGKLPKEARQQLLDWWSKHYKWPYPSQESQKLALAESTGLDSKQINNWFINQRKRHWKPSEDMQFMVMDATQPQYYIDSTVMGNPFPMDLSPAPLL from the exons atgGACGGTGGTTCTAATAGCACTTCTTGTATGAATATGATGGCTTTTGGAGACAACAGTAATGGACTATATTGTCCTATGATGATGATGCCTCTCATGTCTTCTTTCACTCACCAACATCATTGTCatgatcatcatcatgatGAGCATCATCAACATCATCTTGATGCAGACTCAAATACCCTATTTCCTCCccttgctgctgctgctactaCTACTATCAACAATAttgttcaaaatcaaaaccgcAATAGCAGTAGTGGCTCGTCTCTGATTCTCGAAGATAACACCACCGCCACCGCCACCGCCACCGCCAACACCATCAATACTATTAACAACTCCTCAGCTCGGTGTTATTTCATGGAGACCAACTATGGCAGCGGCGCTTCTTCTTCTGTCAAAGCTAAGATAATGGCTCATCCTCACTATCACCGTCTCTTGGCTGCCTATGCCAATTGTCAGAAG GTTGGGGCACCACCTGAAGTGGTGGCAAGACTAGAAGAAGTTTGCGCATCTGCGGCCTCGATGGGTTCCGGCGGCTCGAGCTGTATCGGTCAAGATCCAGCTCTTGATCAGTTCATGGAAGCTTACTGTGAGATGCTGACCAAATATGAACAAGAGCTCTCTAAACCCTTCAAGGAAGCCATGTCTTTCCTACAAAAGATCGAGTCTCAATTTAAGTCCCTCTCTATTTCCTCTCCAAATTCTG CTTCTAGCGAGGCTATTGATAGGAATGGTTCGTCTGAAGAGGATTTCGATGTGAATATTGACTTCATAGATCCCCAAGCTGAAGACCAGGAGCTGAAAGGTCAGCTTCTGCGCAGGTATAGCGGATGTTTAAGTAGTCTCAAGCAGGAGTTcatgaagaagagaaagaaagggaAGCTGCCTAAAGAAGCCAGGCAACAGTTGTTGGATTGGTGGAGCAAACACTACAAATGGCCTTATCCATCG CAGGAGTCACAGAAGCTGGCCCTTGCAGAATCAACAGGTCTGGATTCAAAGCAAATAAACAACTGGTTTATTAATCAAAGGAAGAGGCACTGGAAGCCTTCAGAAGATATGCAGTTTATGGTGATGGATGCTACCCAACCTCAATATTACATAGACAGTACTGTTATGGGTAATCCCTTTCCAATGGATCTCTCACCTGCACCGTTGCTCTGA
- the LOC102613799 gene encoding plant UBX domain-containing protein 4 has protein sequence MASRDKKPAKPSSSRAGGIRTLSDLNRRSGPDSDSDDDAPQEYYTGGEKSGMLVQDPSKGDPNDVDAIFNQAKELGAVEGPLEHLSPSSSSRSFTGTARLLSGETVPSAPQQPEPIVHNIVFWANGFTVNDGPLRRLDDPENASFLESIKKSECPKELEPADKRSSVHVNLIRRDVKCPEPEKHHVPFQGVGRTLGSSSTAASEPTVDSTPVNTASSSSEGLVVDENLPSTSVQIRLADGTRLIAHFNLHHTISDIHSFIDASRPGTARNYQLQMMGFPPKVLADRTQTIEQAGLANSVVIQKF, from the exons ATGGCGTCACGTGACAAAAAACCAGCAAAACCATCAAGCAGTCGGGCCGGCGGTATACGCACGCTCTCCGATCTGAACCGGCGGTCGGGACCCGACTCCGACTCAGACGATGATGCACCTCAAGAGTATTACACTGGTGGCGAGAAGAG tGGTATGCTTGTCCAAGATCCTTCCAAGGGCGATCCTAATGATGTGGATGCGATTTTCAATCAGGCTAAGGAACTGGGAGCTGTAGAAGGGCCGCTTGAGCATCTCAGTCCATCTTCAAGCTCAAGAAGCTTTACTGGAACTGCTAGATTACTCTCGGGGGAAACTGTACCGTCTGCACCTCAGCAGCCTGAGCCCATTGTTCATAACATTGTTTTCTGGGCCAATGGTTTCACTGTTAATGATGGTCCCTTGAGGAGGTTGGATGATCCTGAAAATGCATCTTTCTTAGAG AGCATCAAAAAGTCTGAGTGTCCAAAAGAGCTAGAGCCTGCTGATAAAAGGTCCTCAGTTCATGTCAATCTGATAAGGAGGGATGTGAAATGCCCT GAACCAGAGAAGCACCATGTTCCATTTCAGGGTGTTGGAAGAACACTGGGTAGCAGCAGTACTGCAGCTTCTGAACCAACTGTTGATTCCACCCCGGTCAACACTGCTTCCTCCTCTTCTGAGGGTCTGGTTGTTGATGAAAACCTTCCGTCGACATCAGTTCAGATCAGGTTGGCGGACGGAACCCGCTTGATAGCACACTTCAATCTTCACCACACAATCAGCGACATTCATTCCTTCATTGATGCATCTAGGCCTGGGACTGCTAGGAACTATCAGCTGCAGATGATGGGATTTCCTCCAAAAGTTCTCGCTGATCGAACTCAGACCATAGAGCAGGCGGGCCTTGCCAATTCGGTGGTTATCCAGAAATTCTGA